From Methanomassiliicoccales archaeon:
CTAGCAAGTACATCGTGGATCTGATCGCCAAGAACGATAAGCCAGGATATGGCATAAGGATATATCTGGCTGGAATGGGTTGCTCCGGCGCTCAGTTCGGCATGTCCTTTCAGAAGGATGCAAAGGAAGGCGATATAATAGAGAAGCTGGACGGTTTCTCCGTATTCTACGACGATGAGACCAAGGAAGCTCTGGACGCCTGCACCGTTGATTTCGTTGAGACCCCCTACGGCTCGGGCCTGGTGGTCAATAACCCCAACGCTAGCGGAAGCTGCGGGTCCTGCGGTGGCGGTTGCCACTAAGACCCTTCCCCAATCCCTTTTCTTTTATTATCGCTAAACCATTCACCCATCGTGTATTTTGAGCACCCCCTGATCAAGAAGCAGAGCGTGCAGCTCCGGGAATACCAGGAGGAGCTGGCTAGCCGCGCTTCGGGATCGTCAACTTTATTGGTCCTGCCCACCGGCCTGGGCAAGACCGTTGTGGCCGCCATGGTCATCGCCGAGGTGCTTCACAGGAAAGGAGGAAAGGTGCTCTTCCTGGCCCCGACCCGCCCATTGGTGGAACAGCACCGGCGGACGCTGGAGGCTATGATCGAGGGGAAGCGCATCGGGATGATGACCGGTGAGGTGGACCCGATGGAACGGGAGCTCATCTTCCTGGAGAACGACATCATAGCCTCCACCCCCCAGGTGGTGGCCAACGATCTCAAGCATGGTCGTATGGACCTCAAGGACGTCCGGTTGATAATCTTTGACGAGGCGCATCGGGCCGTGGGCAACTATGCCTATGTGGCAGTGGCCAAGGAGTACATGGAGCACGACGGGCTGGTGCTGGGCATGACCGCCTCCCCTGGCAGCGACAAGGAGAAGATCAAGGAGGTCTGCCAGAACCTGAACATAAAGGAGATAGAGGTCCGTACGGAAAGGGACAAGGACGTGGCCAAGTACGTGCAGTCCATACGCATGGATTGGGTGGAGGTGGAGCTGCCCCCGGAGATGCGCAGGATCGCCGCCATCATCCAATCGTTGTATGAGGCCTACCTCAAGGAGCTGGTGGCCTTGAACGTCGTCGATAAGGACCGGGTGCTCAACAAGCGTTACCTTCTGGAGATGGCCTCATTATGGCAGGCGCGGCTGCGCGGCGGGGAAAAGACCCGCTCCTTGTACAAGGCCATCAGCGTACAGGCCAAGGCCGTGAAGGTGGAGCACGCCATGGACCTGGTGGAGACGCAGGGCATGTCATCTTTGAGAGCGTACCTGAAAAGAATACAGGACGAGGCGTCCTCGGAAGTAGGGTCCAAGGCCTCACGGGAGATCGTGGCCTCGGCACAGTTCCAGGACATCATCGAGATGACAGAGGCGGTGAGGGCGGAGCACCCCAAGCTCTCCAGGGTCATGGGGGTCATCGCCAGGCAGTTGTCCGATAGCCCCTCCTCCAAGATATTGGTGTTCACCCATTACCGTGACACCTGCGAACTGATGACCAATAAACTGTCCCGGGTGGAGGGGGCCAAGGTGGCAAAGCTGGTCGGGCAGTCCGATCGGAAGGGAGAGAAGGGACAGCGCCAGAAGGAACAGGTAGGCGTGCTGGAGCGTTTCCGGCAGGGGGAGTTCAATGTGCTGGTGGCCACCTCCGTTGGGGAGGAAGGGCTGGACATCGCCAGTACCGATCTGGTGGTCTTCTACGAGCCGGTCCCCTCGGAGATACGCAGCATCCAAAGACGGGGGCGCACCGGTCGTTCCCGGGCGGGAAAGGTGATCATCTTCATCACCAAGGGCACCAGGGACGAGGCGTACTATTATTCAAGCATGAACAAGGAGAAGGCCATGCGCCGTCGGCTGGAGACCATGAAATCCGAGCTGTCCCAGGAGCGGCCCAAAGAGGAGAGGCAGCGTACCTTGGGAGACTTCTGAACGGTCAGAATTTAATAATCGCGAGTCGTTGGGATTCCTATGCTCTTCCGGGAACTGGCCGACACCTACGAAAGATTGGAGGCCACCTCGTCCAGATTGGAGATGACCGATATCCTGGCCGAATCGTTCCGCCACTTCGATCCGGCGGAGATCGGGATGGCCACCTACCTCACGCAGGGTCAGCTCTACCCAGACTTCCACCCTTTGAAGCTAGGCATGGCGGACAAGATGCTGCTGAAGGCCATAACTTTCGCCACGGGGGCCAGGGAATCAGAGGTACAGGACCTGATGTTACGGGAGGGCGACCCTGGCCTGGTGGCCCAGGAGATCATCACCAGGAAGAGGCAGACCACCCTCTTCTCCGAACCATTGACCTTGCGTAGGACCTATGAGACGCTGGAGTCCATAGCCAAAGCGGAGGGAGGCGGTTCCCAGGACCTCAAGATCAAGCTCATGTCCAAGCTGCTGAGCGATGCCTCTCCCTCCGAGGCCAAGTTCCTTTCGCGGGTCATCACCGGCCGCATGCGCCTGGGCGTTTCCTCCATGACCGTCCTGGACGCACTGGCCGTCGCTTTCGCCACCAAGGAGGACCGGGATGCGGTGGAACGTGCTTTCAACGTCTCATCCGACCTGGGGCTGGTGGCGGAGGAGATGGCCTTACACGGCCTGGAAGGGATCACACGGATCAAAGTGGAGGTGAATCGGCCGTTGAGGGCCATGCTTGCCGAGCGCATGTCCTCGCCCGAGGACATCCTGGAGAAGCTGGGCGGTACCTGCGCCTTTGAGTACAAGTACGACGGGGTCCGGGTCCAAGCGCACATCTCCAAAGGAGACGTGCGGCTGTATTCCCGTAAGCTGGACGATCTGACATCGCAGTTCCCGGACGTGGTGGCCGGGCTGAAACGGGCCTTCGCCGCCGAGAGCGCCATCGTGGAGGGGGAATGCGTCCCCGTGGACGTGAACACCGGAGAGTTCCTGCCCTTCCAGGAGGTGTCCCATCGCCGTGGCCGGAAGTACGGAGTGGAGGAGGCGGTCGAGGACTACCCGGTGAGGTTGTGCCTGTTCGATTGCATCCTGAAGGATGGCGAGGACCTGTTATCGAGGCCCTTCCCGGAGAGGCGTAAGGTCCTGGAATCGTGCGTTACCGAGGACGACTCCGTGGTCCTGTCGGAAATGCGGGTGCTCTCCTCGGCCGAGGAGGCACAGAAGTTCTTCCTGGAAGCCATCAAGGACGGGTGCGAAGGATTGATGGCCAAATCGGTGGCCGATAATTCAGTGTACCGCGCTGGGAACCGCGGTTTCCTGTGGATCAAGTACAAGAAGGAGTACCGTTCCGAGATGAACGACACGGCGGACCTCGCCGTGGTCGGTGCTTTCGCCGGCAGGGGAAAACGCAAGGGCGTCTACGGCGCCTTGCTGATGGCCACGTACGACGTTCAGGCCGATCGCTTTCAGACGGTTTGCAAGCTCGGCAGTGGTTTCGACGATGCCAACCTTGCCTCCTTGCTTGAGATGCTGGCCGAGGACCGGATGGCCGAGAGGCATCATCTGGTCGATTCGAAGATGACCGCCGATTTCTGGTTCCAGCCCCGGCTGGTCCTGGAGGTCAGGGGGGCGGAGATCACCCTGTCGCCGATACACACCTGCGCCTTCGGGGCGATACGCAAGGACGCGGGGCTGGCCATCCGGTTCCCCCGTTTCACGGGGCGCTTCCGTGATGACAAGGAAGGCCGGGAGGCCACCACCAGCCAGGAGATGTTGGTCATGTACCAGGCGCAGCTCAAGCAAGTGGAGTGATGTCAAAAGGTTTATAGCCCCATCCCATATTGGTGAATTCTATGGAGATCGAGCTCGCAGAGAAGGAAAAGGACTCCATCAAGGTCCGCCTCATCGGTGCGGACATGACCTTGATCACCCCTCTGGTACAGGAATTGTTGGAGGACAAGGATGTCGCCGAGGTGAAGTACACCATCGGCCACAGCACGTTGGAGGAACCCACCCTGTTCATAAGGGTAAAGACCGGTAAGCCCCAATCCGCGCTTAAGAAATCAGCGAAGGCCCTGTCCAACGAGTTCAAGGAAGCCCGGGAAGCGCTGCAAAAGGAATTGAAGTAATTTTTATGGTCCAACCTAGCGGGGACCGGGAACGGGACATTGGGCTGGAGGTCTTTTTTACTGACACTGCCGGTAGCGGCGGAAAGCTGAAGACCGTGGCCGAAGATTTCGTTGTGGACGAGGTGTCGAAGTACCCTCCGGCCAAGCCTGACGGGCGCCATTGCGTGGCCAAGGTCACCGCCACCAATTGGGAGACCAACCGATTGGTCAGGCATCTGTCGAAAGCATTGGGCGTCTCCCGCAACCTCATCGGCTTCGCCGGTACCAAGGACAAGCGGGCGGTCACCTCTCAACTGATGTCCTTCGAGGCGCCGGTGGAGCAGGTCATGGCCCTTCATCTCTCCCAGGTGATCATCGAAGACGCCTACATGGCCAAAAGGGGAATGAGCATCGGTGACCTGGTGGGCAACCGATTCTCCATCCGAGTACGTGATTGTCAGATCAGCGGCGAGGAACTGCGTACCTCACTGGAGGGCACTGAAACGACCTTGCGGGAATTGGGCGGGTTCCCCAACTTCTTCGGTGTGCAGCGCTTCGGCACGATCCGACCGGTGACGCATCTGGTCGGCAAAGCCATTGTCAATGGGGACCTTGAGCAGGCTGTGCTGCTGTATATCGGCAACCCGAGCGATGAGGAGGATGAGCAGTCCCGAACGGCCAGGGAGGCACTGCACCGGGACAGGGACTATGCGGCCGCACTGCGCGATTTCCCTAGGAAGCTCACGTTCGAACGGATGATCATCGGCTTCCTGGACAGGAACCCTGAGGACTTCGCCGGAGCCATCTGCGTCCTGCCGTCGAATCTGCAGATGATGTTCGTTCACGCCTACCAATCATACTTGTTCAACATCATAATGTCCCAGCGGCTCAAGCTTGGGATCCCGCTCAACTCACCGATCGTCGGCGACGTGGTCCTGCCGGCGGATAAGGACGGCAATCCCGACCACGACAAGCAGGTGCCCGTCACCGCTATCAACCTGGACCTGGTGGAGCGGCAGGTGCGGGATAGACGAGCTTTCGTCTCCGGTACGCTCTTCGGCTCCGAATCGGTGCTGGCCGATGGAGAGATGGGTAGAATAGAACGGCAGGTCATCGAAAAGGAGGGGTTGTCCCCCAAAGACTTTTTGGTACCTGCCATACCCCACTGCTCCTCCAGGGGCTCCCGGCGGGAACTGATATGCGAGTACCGGGACCTTAAGCTGGATATCGCACATGACGAATATCTTGCCTCGTTCATCCTGGGCAAAGGCTGCTATGCCACCGTCCTTTTACGAGAGTTCATGAAGTCGGAAATGGGCGACTACTGATCACAGTCGGCTCCAGTCCCTCTCTTCCGGTTCCGATGGTTCTGGGGATCCCACACCCGTTTCCTCTGGTGCATTCCTTCTTGGCGCGTTATCACCTAAGGTGAAATTGCAGCGCGGACACTTTCCAGAGTCCTCGCATTCCTTGCACAGCATGCTGGAGCAGTTGGGGCAGACGGAAACGGCCAAGGCTCCGTGGAACAGGCAACGCCTACCCTCGACCTCATCCTTCTTCTCTGCCTTCTTCTTCCCCGACTTTGGAGGATAGAACGTATCGTAAAGCTCTCTCTCCTCTGAACCGAACAGCCGTACCCCTTCCCGGTCCTGCTGGTCCGGCGGGCGGGGGCGTTCGTCGGGCAGGAACACCGCGTCGACCTTCTCGGGCCTCTTTCTCTTCGGGCGTTCCACGAAAAGATCATCGGTGCTCCTATGAGCTTGCGGAGCCCTCTGCCCTTTAGACCGTGATGCTGGTACTGGCCTCTCCCCGGCCTTCAAGGAATTGGTGATGGCGATGATGTTCCGTGCCTTGTACACCCCGATGTTCAACCCCTCCATGAGGGAGAACAGATTGCGGCGTTCCTCGGGCATGTTCAGCGCGGTGCGCAGCAACTGCTCGGTCTCCTCGTCCGGCATGACATAGGTGAAGTCGATGTCGTTGACGCCCTCGATATAACCGAGTACCCTCTTGGCCCGGGCGATGTTCCTATCAGGCAATGACGAATAGACGTCGGCCAGGGTCATTCCCCCTTGGCCGCTGCGGGAGCTGCGATAGTAGGTCAATAACGCAGTTCGAGATTGCATCTCCAGGGAGCTGAACTCCTCCTCGGATAGCTGCGATGGGTCGACGTATTCCCGCTGTTCGATGAAACCGAACACATCGTCAAGCATCTGATAGGGCACGTTGCACTCACGGAAGACCTCCTCCTTGCCCATGCGCCTCCCGTTCCTATACTGGAACTCTAGGACCTTACCGGCCATCTCCGACACTTGGTTCTCGCGCTGCTTTCCGTCGGCCATGCGCAGCCCTTCCGTGGCGGACGTCATGTTCGGACTGAGCTCCAGGGCCTTCTCGAAAGCACGTTTAGCTTGATCGTGTCGCCCTATCCGCAGCAGAACGAACCCTTTCCCGTTCCAGGCGGCCGGGTCCTTGGGGTCCAGGCCGATGGCGTTGTCATAGCTGCTCAACACATCTTCGTCCCTTTTTAGCCGTT
This genomic window contains:
- a CDS encoding iron-sulfur cluster assembly accessory protein, yielding MVTVTDEASKYIVDLIAKNDKPGYGIRIYLAGMGCSGAQFGMSFQKDAKEGDIIEKLDGFSVFYDDETKEALDACTVDFVETPYGSGLVVNNPNASGSCGSCGGGCH
- a CDS encoding helicase-related protein, which encodes MYFEHPLIKKQSVQLREYQEELASRASGSSTLLVLPTGLGKTVVAAMVIAEVLHRKGGKVLFLAPTRPLVEQHRRTLEAMIEGKRIGMMTGEVDPMERELIFLENDIIASTPQVVANDLKHGRMDLKDVRLIIFDEAHRAVGNYAYVAVAKEYMEHDGLVLGMTASPGSDKEKIKEVCQNLNIKEIEVRTERDKDVAKYVQSIRMDWVEVELPPEMRRIAAIIQSLYEAYLKELVALNVVDKDRVLNKRYLLEMASLWQARLRGGEKTRSLYKAISVQAKAVKVEHAMDLVETQGMSSLRAYLKRIQDEASSEVGSKASREIVASAQFQDIIEMTEAVRAEHPKLSRVMGVIARQLSDSPSSKILVFTHYRDTCELMTNKLSRVEGAKVAKLVGQSDRKGEKGQRQKEQVGVLERFRQGEFNVLVATSVGEEGLDIASTDLVVFYEPVPSEIRSIQRRGRTGRSRAGKVIIFITKGTRDEAYYYSSMNKEKAMRRRLETMKSELSQERPKEERQRTLGDF
- a CDS encoding ATP-dependent DNA ligase produces the protein MLFRELADTYERLEATSSRLEMTDILAESFRHFDPAEIGMATYLTQGQLYPDFHPLKLGMADKMLLKAITFATGARESEVQDLMLREGDPGLVAQEIITRKRQTTLFSEPLTLRRTYETLESIAKAEGGGSQDLKIKLMSKLLSDASPSEAKFLSRVITGRMRLGVSSMTVLDALAVAFATKEDRDAVERAFNVSSDLGLVAEEMALHGLEGITRIKVEVNRPLRAMLAERMSSPEDILEKLGGTCAFEYKYDGVRVQAHISKGDVRLYSRKLDDLTSQFPDVVAGLKRAFAAESAIVEGECVPVDVNTGEFLPFQEVSHRRGRKYGVEEAVEDYPVRLCLFDCILKDGEDLLSRPFPERRKVLESCVTEDDSVVLSEMRVLSSAEEAQKFFLEAIKDGCEGLMAKSVADNSVYRAGNRGFLWIKYKKEYRSEMNDTADLAVVGAFAGRGKRKGVYGALLMATYDVQADRFQTVCKLGSGFDDANLASLLEMLAEDRMAERHHLVDSKMTADFWFQPRLVLEVRGAEITLSPIHTCAFGAIRKDAGLAIRFPRFTGRFRDDKEGREATTSQEMLVMYQAQLKQVE
- a CDS encoding DNA-directed RNA polymerase subunit L; its protein translation is MEIELAEKEKDSIKVRLIGADMTLITPLVQELLEDKDVAEVKYTIGHSTLEEPTLFIRVKTGKPQSALKKSAKALSNEFKEAREALQKELK
- the truD gene encoding tRNA pseudouridine(13) synthase TruD, giving the protein MVQPSGDRERDIGLEVFFTDTAGSGGKLKTVAEDFVVDEVSKYPPAKPDGRHCVAKVTATNWETNRLVRHLSKALGVSRNLIGFAGTKDKRAVTSQLMSFEAPVEQVMALHLSQVIIEDAYMAKRGMSIGDLVGNRFSIRVRDCQISGEELRTSLEGTETTLRELGGFPNFFGVQRFGTIRPVTHLVGKAIVNGDLEQAVLLYIGNPSDEEDEQSRTAREALHRDRDYAAALRDFPRKLTFERMIIGFLDRNPEDFAGAICVLPSNLQMMFVHAYQSYLFNIIMSQRLKLGIPLNSPIVGDVVLPADKDGNPDHDKQVPVTAINLDLVERQVRDRRAFVSGTLFGSESVLADGEMGRIERQVIEKEGLSPKDFLVPAIPHCSSRGSRRELICEYRDLKLDIAHDEYLASFILGKGCYATVLLREFMKSEMGDY